Sequence from the Sphingomonas suaedae genome:
CCGCTTCGCGCGGTCTGCATCGCCCACAGCATCTCGTGGAATCGGTATGCGACGGTCCCTTTGAGCGCGTGGTGGAGATCGTCGAAGCCGAAGCCGAGATGGGGACCGAAGATCGGGCCCGCCGACGGCAAGGCATAAGCGATGCCGATCCCGAGCACGACCCACGCCATCGCCCAGGACAGGAAATAGCGACCGACCAGCGCCGCCGACCCGAACACGGCGACCGCCATGGACACCCCGACGATCACGACGATCCACGATGCGTAGATCAGATCGATCGTCGGTGTGATCCAGTCGGGCAGCGCGTGGAGCAACCGCCACGGATCGGTGCCGAACACTGCCCGTTCGATCGTGATCAGGGGCGCGTCGGCCCAATAGCCGGCCGCATCGGGAATCGCGCTCTTGATTGGGGCGAGCCAGATGAAGAACAGCGTCGAGCTCTGGAACAGCGCGAACCGCAAGAGGATCCATGGCGCCCAAGTCGCGGCATGATCGCGTGCGGCCCCAATCGGGCTTTCCGGCCGTACGCGCCAGAACCAGAGCCCCCCACGGACGAGAAACAGGAGCGCGATCAGCACCGACGTCGTCGCGAACAGCGGTCCATGAAGGGGCAGCGCGCCGACCTGCGACGTCGCGAGAGACGCGACCACGGCAAGCGTCGCCCCATAGACGGCAAGCCAGAGTGTCAACGGAAACATGCCCCACGCATGAACACCACTCTGAACGGGAAAAGGTTACAAAAGGTGGACGCTTCGTCGCAAATCGATGGTCAGATCGATGCGGCACGCAATCGGAACACAAAAAACCGCCCGGTGTTGCCACCGGGCGGCCAAGGTTCAGGGAGGAGACACGCCCGGGGGGCGTGTCACGCGGGTCCGCGAAAGGGGGGACACGAAACCGCGCTGAAAACAGTATAGTAATGCTTGACCGTGGCTTCAAGGCCACAATCCGAAATGCGACGAACGGAGCGGGACGCCGCTAATTTATCGATCCGCGAGCCGGGACCGGACCGTATCAGACCCCGGGGTTGCGCCTGCCGCCCCGGGGATCGAAAGGATCAGGCTGCCGGAGCAGGCTGGGGCGCCACATTGCCCTGCTGCATCTGGCGCGCGAAAATCTCACGCACCAGCCCCAGCGAGAAGAGATGAGCATAGACCAGCGGCAACATGCCGCTCTGCTGCATCTTGCGCAGCTGGTCCCCGCGCAGCTCGTTGAGCTTCGCTTCGTCGACCATGCGGAAGCCGCGATAGATATAGGGCTGGGCCGCGCCGTCCGGCTGGATCGAGACCTCGCCGTCCATCAGCAGGTTCATCTCCGACAGCTCCTTGAGGAACGCGCCGGTCTTCTGGCCCGCAATCTCGAACTCCTCGTTGAACTTCAGGATCTGCTGAACCAGTTCGGTCGGCTTGCCATCGGCGAACAGCGCGTCGCCTTCATCGAACGCGCCGATCGTATCCGATGTCGGATCGAAGCAGAGCGACAATTCTTCCGAGTCGGGGCGTAGCCGCGCGAGCAGATAGGGATAGCGGCGGACATAGGCCGGCACATAGATCGGGTCGGTCCCGCGCAGCTTGCCGTCGGCGTCGAAGAAGACATTAGTGCCCTCATTCAGGCCCATCAGCGCAAGCGGCACCGGCTCGTCGCCCGCCGAGAACACGATCGGCATATGGCGCTGAATCAGCGGGAACTCCTCGACGGTCACCGGCACCGCATGGGTGCGCGCCAGGAACGGCGCGGTTTCAGCGACACGGACGCGGTAATTGCCATGCAGATCGCTCGAAAGCGGCTGGAGGTCGTTGTAGAAGAGCGGAAGACCCTGTGCTTGCGGCGCGCTGGCCATGAAATTCTCCTGGGATTTTGGTGTGCGCGGTCTATTGGCCCGCGCGCCTTGGCGCAAGGGTAACGAGTTTCCCCGGATTGAACAGATTGTCCGGATCGAGCCCCTGTTTGATCGCGGCCAGTGCGTGCAGCCGCGCGGGGGAGGAAAGCCGGGCCAGTTCGTCGCGCTTCATCTGGCCGATGCCGTGCTCGGCGGAGATCGATCCCCCAGCCGCGACGACCAGATCATGGACGAACGGGCTGATGATCGCCGACTGCGTCTTCGCCCAATCGCGATCTGCTCCGGCGGGTGCGCGGACATGGAAATGGACATTACCGTCGCCGAGGTGGCCGAAAGCGCCCGCACTGGTGCCCGGAAACGCAGCCTCGACCGCGCGCGCGCCCTCGATCATGAAGTCCGGCATCGCCGCGACCGGGACCGAGATGTCGTGCTGGAGCGCCGGGCCGCTCGCTCGCTCCGCTTCGGAAATCGAATCGCGCAGTTTCCAGAAGGCTTCGGCCTGCGCCTCGCTCGCCGCGATCGTCGCGTCGCGTACGAGGCCGCGCTCAAGACCGGTGGCAAGCAGTCGCTCGATCAGGGCAGCGGGCGGCTCCTGCTCCGCATCGCTCGCCCCCATCTCGATCAGGACATGCCAGGGATGCGGCGCCGACAGGGGCGCGCGCGTGTCGGGAATATGATCCAGCACCAGCCCCAGCGAATGGGCCGGGACGATCTCGAAACTCTCCAACCGGTCGGTCGCCGCCTCGAACAGGCGCAACAGCGCAAGCGCGGCATGGGGCGATTCGACCCCGGCCCAGGCGACCGCCCGGCTGTGCAACGCCGCAACCAGCCCCAGCGTCGCGGCGGTGACGATGCCGAGCGTCCCCTCCGCCCCGATCAGCAGCTGGTTGAGGTCATAGCCGCGATTGTCCTTCTTGAGCGGGGCAAGCCCGTCATGGACGCTGCCATCGGGCAGCACCGCTTCCAGCCCCAGTACGAGCCCGCGCATCGTGCCGAAGCGCAGCACCTGCGTCCCGCCCGCATTGGTCGAAACGAGCCCGCCCAGCGTCGCGCTGCCCTTCGCGCCCAGC
This genomic interval carries:
- a CDS encoding phosphatase PAP2 family protein, giving the protein MFPLTLWLAVYGATLAVVASLATSQVGALPLHGPLFATTSVLIALLFLVRGGLWFWRVRPESPIGAARDHAATWAPWILLRFALFQSSTLFFIWLAPIKSAIPDAAGYWADAPLITIERAVFGTDPWRLLHALPDWITPTIDLIYASWIVVIVGVSMAVAVFGSAALVGRYFLSWAMAWVVLGIGIAYALPSAGPIFGPHLGFGFDDLHHALKGTVAYRFHEMLWAMQTARSGDLGGGISAMPSMHCALTSVFVAAAWKTRWRYLVMAYAAAIWFGSVYLGWHYALDGVVSALVVAMLWRVAQRLADARWPRLSPIRRRAVSAQA
- a CDS encoding SapC family protein translates to MASAPQAQGLPLFYNDLQPLSSDLHGNYRVRVAETAPFLARTHAVPVTVEEFPLIQRHMPIVFSAGDEPVPLALMGLNEGTNVFFDADGKLRGTDPIYVPAYVRRYPYLLARLRPDSEELSLCFDPTSDTIGAFDEGDALFADGKPTELVQQILKFNEEFEIAGQKTGAFLKELSEMNLLMDGEVSIQPDGAAQPYIYRGFRMVDEAKLNELRGDQLRKMQQSGMLPLVYAHLFSLGLVREIFARQMQQGNVAPQPAPAA
- a CDS encoding FAD-binding oxidoreductase → MTATPSPDAIHSFARAAHARFGPKVAVTDADAIAPWLTDWRGRYQGAASLLLQPGTTAEVAELVALAAALRVPLVPQGGNTSMVGGATPPADGSAAILSLRRMNRVRRIDPDAGIAVAEAGVILSDLHDTALAQGRRFPLTLGAKGSATLGGLVSTNAGGTQVLRFGTMRGLVLGLEAVLPDGSVHDGLAPLKKDNRGYDLNQLLIGAEGTLGIVTAATLGLVAALHSRAVAWAGVESPHAALALLRLFEAATDRLESFEIVPAHSLGLVLDHIPDTRAPLSAPHPWHVLIEMGASDAEQEPPAALIERLLATGLERGLVRDATIAASEAQAEAFWKLRDSISEAERASGPALQHDISVPVAAMPDFMIEGARAVEAAFPGTSAGAFGHLGDGNVHFHVRAPAGADRDWAKTQSAIISPFVHDLVVAAGGSISAEHGIGQMKRDELARLSSPARLHALAAIKQGLDPDNLFNPGKLVTLAPRRAGQ